A window from Primulina huaijiensis isolate GDHJ02 chromosome 11, ASM1229523v2, whole genome shotgun sequence encodes these proteins:
- the LOC140988506 gene encoding uncharacterized protein, protein MDTSITNAALRPPVLDGINYSLWKVKIRYYIKSIDERAWQRVINGWTSPILLDQDGDGLPKPETDWTADEVQSSNYNSKALNAIFTSVDVNMFSLITNCTSAKSAWDILQRYCEGSESVRRTRSRLLTSKFEMMRMDESEDILGYDRRLQEIANEGFSLGDTISNERLVNKVLRSLPERFNIKICAIDEAKDTSQMPLEDLISSLRTFEMNMDMQKKDKGKSIAFQASNDFYNELLQISQEVNDSDLGADSISFITKKFGDYLKRIRDKKKDAQPSKFPSFPPLERPQRFPAKQKFQPKNDGKGQPNARKYDSVQCRECQGFGHYANECANRLRKNKGYNVSLSDEESDIEEKFTDGDNQTSLTTLLTEKHWLQVNPSCVATPGRNICEKSVCFKSTTSGNSSEDDMESENEVFTLESV, encoded by the coding sequence ATGGACACATCAATTACCAACGCAGCACTTCGACCACCAGTCCTAGATGGAATCAATTACAGTCTATGGAAGGTCAAAATCAGATACTACATAAAATCCATAGATGAAAGGGCATGGCAGCGTGTCATCAATGGATGGACCTCCCCAATCCTGTTAGATCAAGATGGTGATGGCTTGCCAAAACCTGAAACTGATTGGACTGCTGATGAAGTACAAAGTTCGAACTACAATTCAAAGGCCTTGAATGCTATCTTTACGTCTGTTGACGTGAATATGTTCAGTTTAATCACAAATTGTACTTCTGCCAAAAGTGCATGGGATATCCTCCAAAGATACTGTGAAGGCTCTGAAAGTGTGCGACGAACCAGATCGAGGTTGCTCACTTCCAAATTCGAGATGATGAGAATGGATGAGTCTGAAGACATACTAGGCTATGATCGTCGCCTACAGGAAATTGCTAATGAGGGGTTCAGTCTTGGAGACACTATCTCCAATGAACGTTTAGTAAACAAGGTCCTTCGCTCTTTGCCTGAGagattcaacataaaaatctgTGCTATAGATGAGGCTAAGGACACTTCTCAAATGCCTTTGGAAGATCTTATTAGTTCACTTCGTACCTTCGAAATGAACATGGACATGCAAAAGAAAGACAAGGGAAAGTCAATTGCATTCCAAGCATCGAATGACTTCTACAATGAACTCCTTCAAATTTCCCAAGAAGTTAATGATTCTGATCTTGGTGCAGATTCTATTTCTTTTATCACAAAGAAATTCGGAGATTACTTGAAAAGGATCCGGGATAAGAAGAAGGATGCACAGCCATCGAAATTTCCAAGCTTTCCACCTCTTGAAAGGCCACAAAGGTTCCCTGCCAAACAAAAATTTCAACCAAAGAATGATGGCAAGGGACAACCTAATGCAAGGAAGTATGATTCGGTGCAGTGTAGAGAGTGCCAAGGTTTCGGTCACTATGCCAATGAATGTGCCAACAGATTACGCAAGAACAAAGGCTACAATGTATCCCTAAGCGATGAAGAATCTGATATTGAGGAGAAGTTCACTGATGGAGATAATCAAACCTCTTTGACGACATTATTGACAGAAAAACACTGGCTTCAAGTGAATCCTTCATGTGTTGCCACACCTGGCCGCAACATCTGTGAAAAATCAGTCTGCTTCAAATCCACAACTTCTGGAAATTCAAGTGAAGATGATATGGAGTCTGAAAACGAAGTATTCACTCTTGAGAGTGTGTAA
- the LOC140988601 gene encoding uncharacterized protein has protein sequence MASRGHRKQRWCVQQLTPLMEGPDFGTENQEGNKKESSWEVIREWFRMERSVPPGGSSFSSSPPLYGSSNVSPAKMQDLRLLLGVLGCPLAPIPISNKPISHLHIKDIPIETSAAYYIIHQYLAATGCSKQQTCAKNMYTSGVVKLIRCETEISSGKSVRTMGSRSGENGCFVMWQMSPGMWSLELAVAGNKVVAGSDGNIAWRHTPWLGTHAAKGPQRPLRRIIQGLDPKSTASLFAKAQCLGEKRIGDDDCFVLKVAADRAAVMERNEGPAEVIRHVLYGYFSQKSGLLIYMEDSHLTRVHSTENVTVYWETTIGSSIGDYRDVDGVLIAHQGRTVATVFQFGETSMHHSRTRMEEIWRIHDVVFNVPGLSYDSFIPPADIFDTEQKLVSP, from the exons ATGGCTTCGAGGGGTCATAGGAAACAGAGGTGGTGTGTGCAACAACTGACTCCTCTGATGGAAGGCCCGGATTTCGGAACGGAAAATCAAGAAGGGAATAAAAAGGAGAGTTCTTGGGAAGTTATCAGGGAATGGTTCAGAATGGAGAGAAGTGTGCCGCCCGGAGGTAGCAGCTTTTCATCGTCGCCGCCTTTGTACGGATCCAGCAACGTTAGTCCTGCAAAGATGCAAGATTTAAGACTTTTACTCGGCGTTTTGGGATGCCCACTCGCTCCGATTCCCATTTCAAACAAACCCATCTCGCACCTTCACATTAAAGACATCCCCATC gAGACATCTGCTGCGTATTACATAATTCATCAATACTTGGCGGCAACAGGGTGCTCAAAGCAGCAAACATGTGCGAAAAACATGTACACATCCGGGGTTGTAAAACTGATACGATGCGAAACGGAGATCTCATCGGGTAAAAGCGTGAGAACAATGGGTTCAAGAAGTGGCGAAAATGGGTGCTTTGTAATGTGGCAAATGTCGCCGGGTATGTGGTCACTTGAACTGGCGGTGGCCGGAAACAAAGTGGTCGCCGGCAGCGACGGGAACATTGCGTGGAGGCATACGCCATGGCTCGGTACTCATGCAGCTAAAGGTCCACAACGTCCCCTACGTCGCATCATTCAg GGCCTGGATCCCAAGAGCACCGCAAGCCTCTTCGCAAAAGCGCAGTGTCTAGGCGAGAAACGCATTGGAGACGACGATTGCTTCGTCCTGAAAGTAGCAGCGGATCGAGCAGCGGTCATGGAGAGAAACGAAGGCCCGGCGGAGGTGATCCGCCATGTTCTATACGGATACTTCAGCCAGAAGAGTGGCCTCTTAATCTACATGGAAGACTCTCACCTCACCAGAGTACATTCCACGGAGAACGTCACGGTATACTGGGAAACCACCATCGGCAGCAGCATCGGGGATTACAGAGACGTTGACGGAGTATTGATCGCACATCAAGGAAGGACCGTCGCCACAGTGTTCCAGTTCGGGGAGACGTCGATGCATCACAGCAGGACAAGGATGGAAGAGATATGGAGGATACACGATGTTGTTTTCAATGTGCCAGGACTTTCATATGACTCCTTCATTCCTCCGGCGGATATTTTTGATACAGAACAGAAACTAGTTTCCCCGTAA
- the LOC140987241 gene encoding myb family transcription factor IPN2-like, which produces MFHSKKPSSMNPHERSMCVQGDSGLVLTTDPKPRLRWTVELHERFVDAVTQLGGPDKATPKTIMRVMGVKGLTLYHLKSHLQKFRLGKQPHKEFSDHSMKDASSLELQRNNIASSSGMLGRNMNDMQMEVNRRLHEQLLEVQRHLQLRIEAQGKYMQAILEKACQTLAGENMEAAASASYKKPNINPEVSVMNFPSLQDLNIYGSSDHLDQLQHQTMERSSSLGSFMRSNSHDNFLTRTKPNPYNNTGKSTFIWADDLRLQELGTAAASCNIDDHQIQIAPLSIERGCEIDSAVGDFYEEKLVLSREHEALRKKKIDVVKLERPSRRMNPHAISTGGVTHDRNSPF; this is translated from the exons ATGTTCCATTCCAAGAAACCTTCAAGTATGAATCCTCACGAGCGCTCCATGTGTGTTCAAGGAGATTCGGGCCTTGTTCTTACTACTGATCCAAAGCCTCGGCTCCGGTGGACTGTGGAACTTCATGAACGATTCGTCGATGCTGTTACTCAACTCGGGGGCCCTGATA AGGCAACGCCAAAGACTATTATGAGAGTTATGGGGGTCAAGGGTTTGACGCTATATCATCTAAAGAGCCATCttcag AAATTCAGGCTTGGAAAGCAGCCACACAAAGAATTTAGTGATCATTCAATGAAAGATG CTTCATCTTTAGAACTCCAACGAAACAACATTGCATCATCATCTGGAATGCTTGGACGTAACATGAATGA CATGCAAATGGAGGTGAACAGAAGGCTCCATGAACAATTATTAGAG GTGCAAAGACATCTTCAACTGAGAATTGAGGCTCAAGGGAAATACATGCAGGCCATTCTTGAGAAAgcatgtcaaactctggcaggTGAAAACATGGAGGCCGCTGCTTCCGCGAGCTACAAGAAGCCCAATATTAACCCTGAAGTTTCCGTCATGAATTTCCCGTCTCTTCAAGATCTCAACATTTATGGAAGTAGTGATCATCTTGATCAACTTCAACATCAAACCATGGAGAGATCATCGTCCTTGGGTTCATTCATGCGGAGCAACAGCCACGACAATTTCTTAACAAGAACGAAGCCAAATCCATACAACAACACTGGTAAAAGCACTTTTATTTGGGCCGATGATTTGAGGCTTCAGGAATTGGGTACAGCTGCTGCATCATGCAATATTGATGATCACCAAATTCAGATTGCTCCATTGTCGATTGAGAGAGGCTGCGAAATTGATTCAGCGGTAGGGGATTTTTATGAAGAGAAGCTCGTTTTGTCCAGAGAACACGAGGCATTGAGGAAGAAGAAAATCGATGTGGTGAAGCTCGAACGACCGTCTCGCCGGATGAACCCCCATGCCATCAGTACCGGCGGAGTGACTCATGACCGGAACTCGCCTTTTTGA
- the LOC140988882 gene encoding zinc transporter 1 codes for MINLLYHGHKIMIIYSLVFVLILEKVTGDCECGNGIKQGNNSEALKYKLSAVAAVLAAGGLGVSLPLLGKKFAALKPENDAFFMIKAFAAGVILATGFIHILPDAFRSLTSPCLDENPWGKFPFTGFVAMMASIGTLMIDTVATTFYKKVHFSKAKQVSVDEEAAEDDHAGHVHVHTHATHGHAHGAATPSHDTSLSDLVRQRIISQVLELGILVHSVIIGISLGASVSPGTVKPLMAALSFHQFFEGMGLGGCISQAKFKCLKTTVMALFFSLTTPLGIGIGIGISRVYNDNSTKALIIEGIFNSASSGILIYMALVDLLAADFLNPKLQSNVRLQLGAHVSLLLGAGCMSFLAKWA; via the exons ATGATTAATCTTCTCTATCATGGTCATAAGATCATGATTATATACTCCCTTGTCTTTGTTTTGATCCTCGAAAAAGTTACTGGAGATTGCGAGTGTGGCAATGGAATTAAGCAAGGCAACAACAGTGAAGCTCTCAAGTACAAATTGTCGGCCGTCGCAGCAGTTCTTGCTGCAGGTGGGCTTGGAGTAAGCCTCCCCCTTCTAGGCAAAAAATTTGCAGCTCTGAAGCCCGAAAATGACGCATTCTTCATGATCAAGGCCTTCGCCGCTGGCGTAATCTTAGCAACTGGATTTATCCACATCCTTCCTGATGCATTCCGCAGCTTGACATCCCCTTGCCTTGACGAAAATCCATGGGGGAAATTTCCCTTTACCGGATTCGTGGCCATGATGGCTTCTATTGGAACATTGATGATAGATACGGTTGCAACCACCTTTTACAAGAAAGTGCATTTTAGCAAGGCCAAGCAAGTGAGTGTGGATGAAGAAGCTGCAGAGGACGATCACGCAGGCCACGTACATGTACATACACATGCTACGCATGGCCACGCTCATGGAGCCGCCACTCCCTCCCATGACACGAGTCTGTCAGATCTTGTCCGACAGCGGATAATATCTCAA GTTCTCGAGCTGGGAATTTTGGTGCATTCGGTAATAATCGGGATTTCACTGGGAGCATCAGTGAGCCCTGGTACAGTAAAGCCACTAATGGCTGCTTTGTCTTTCCACCAGTTCTTTGAAGGCATGGGTCTTGGTGGATGCATCTCTCAG GCCAAATTCAAGTGTTTGAAAACGACGGTTATGGCCCTCTTTTTCTCCCTCACTACTCCACTGGGAATCGGGATCGGGATTGGAATTTCTCGAGTTTACAATGACAACAGCACCAAGGCTCTCATTATTGAAGGGATTTTTAATTCAGCGTCATCTGGGATCTTGATTTACATGGCGCTTGTAGATCTGTTAGCAGCAGATTTTCTGAACCCAAAGTTGCAGAGCAATGTTAGGCTTCAGCTGGGAGCACATGTGTCACTTCTCTTAGGTGCTGGATGTATGTCTTTTCTGGCTAAATGGGCATGA
- the LOC140988956 gene encoding NAC domain-containing protein 54-like, which produces MGPMTLPPGFRFHPTDEELVAYYLDRKISGGIIELEVIPEVDLYKCEPWDLPDKSFLPSKDMEWYFYSPRDRKYPNGLRTNRATRAGYWKATGKDRAVHSGKRVVGMKKTLVYYKGRAPHGIRTDWVMHEYRLLQFASGAELPLQDSYALCRVSKKNMVVSKPKETLDNISSAETSRDETAYDENSTRDHEMSSKFDPSCSEVTRWTTPSIAANDDLFPHNITSHEVNSSVNQFYFPELDNISNFMFQDARIPSNIYSGMDEAETPCPAPLALEDFPEIDLAAVKSIGEYMSCDRFRTTATTLEEIFSTF; this is translated from the exons ATGGGGCCTATGACTCTTCCTCCAGGATTCAGATTCCATCCCACGGATGAGGAGCTGGTTGCCTACTATCTTGATCGGAAAATCAGCGGTGGGATTATCGAGCTTGAAGTCATCCCAGAAGTTGATCTCTACAAATGTGAACCATGGGATTTACCAG ATAAATCCTTCTTGCCAAGTAAAGATATGGAGTGGTACTTCTACAGTCCCCGGGACAGGAAATATCCCAATGGTCTGAGGACGAACCGGGCAACCAGGGCCGGTTACTGGAAAGCCACGGGAAAAGATCGGGCTGTGCACTCAGGAAAACGGGTCGTCGGCATGAAGAAGACATTGGTATACTACAAAGGGAGAGCACCTCATGGCATCAGAACTGATTGGGTGATGCATGAGTATCGCCTCTTGCAATTTGCGTCAGGAGCTGAGTTACCCCTCCAG GATTCCTATGCATTATGTAGGGTATCTAAGAAGAACATGGTTGTCTCCAAACCGAAAGAGACCCTTGACAATATTTCCTCTGCGGAAACCTCCCGAGATGAAACTGCCTATGATGAAAACAGTACCAGGGATCACGAAATGAGTTCGAAATTCGACCCCTCTTGTTCAGAAGTCACACGATGGACTACTCCATCGATCGCTGCTAACGACGATTTATTCCCTCATAATATCACATCCCATGAAGTCAACAGCTCGGtcaatcaattttattttccgGAATTAGACAACATATCAAATTTCATGTTTCAG GATGCGAGGATTCCGAGCAATATTTACAGTGGTATGGATGAGGCCGAAACTCCATGTCCGGCGCCATTAGCGCTTGAGGACTTCCCTGAAATCGATTTAGCAGCGGTGAAATCGATTGGTGAATATATGAGTTGTGACAGATTCAGGACAACAGCAACAACATTGGAAGAGATTTTTTCCACATTTTAG
- the LOC140989011 gene encoding uncharacterized protein has product MEPFIPATFDPEEKNDGESSDKLNDGSETGGEADQFSGAATTTTEEASTSSYVDTVASEQGFPTLTQDTGGKPVSPSNSGSTTINLQERARERAHIRQSGIDTSSLSRPRVRLVRGRGRGRGVRGCRIRRGQSPGQRSL; this is encoded by the coding sequence ATGGAACCCTTTATTCCTGCAACTTTTGACCCAGAGGAGAAGAATGATGGTGAAAGTTCAGATAAGCTTAATGATGGAAGTGAAACAGGAGGAGAAGCTGATCAGTTTTCTGGGGCTGCAACTACTACCACCGAGGAAGCATCAACTAGCAGTTACGTAGATACTGTGGCTTCTGAACAAGGTTTTCCCACTCTGACACAGGACACTGGTGGGAAACCAGTATCACCTTCGAATAGCGGCTCAACTACCATTAATTTACAGGAGAGGGCAAGGGAAAGGGCACATATAAGACAGTCTGGTATAGACACTTCTTCCTTGAGCAGACCTCGGGTCAGACTAgttcgtggtcgtggtcgtggtcgtggtgtACGTGGTTGCCGCATTAGACGAGGACAATCACCTGGTCAAAGAAGTTTGTAG
- the LOC140988600 gene encoding organic cation/carnitine transporter 3-like yields the protein MTDPLLSHNDPSEHHRHDSLDDTIEYCIGDFGWMQFLQTTLVSIAWFFDAQQVFISVFTDAEPKWSCNSSTSSLDMTFCGNKSNVCQLPKDSWSWDFPAHTSIISEWSLECAGSIVMGLPASSFFLGCLAGGFALATLADANLGRKNMLVLSCLVMSVSGMLTSFSTNLWMYSGLRFLSGLGRSTIGTCALVLSAERVGKRWREKVGIIGFIYFTLGFLSLPAMAFMLKGSSWRLMYIWTCSPAIIYSVFAYFLVRESPRWLFIKGKKDEFAATVRSIASSVHESNLTQSFIGRCIQWPEEIKTQETDIYAAMKILLKKRWALRQLLAIMVVGFGIGMIYYGMPLGLGNLSIDLYLSVTLNAVSEFPASLITFVLIGKLNRKVSVLGLSMLSGICSVTCVLVSRKGLQIGLELVSFFSACAAFNVVLIYTLELFPTCVRNSAVSMVRQALVVGGVISPVLVAAGRKKGFMSYGVFGVTVSFCSLFVSCLPETRGKKLCDTMEEEDQNEV from the coding sequence atgacgGATCCTCTACTTTCCCATAATGATCCGTCCGAGCATCACCGGCACGACTCCCTTGACGACACTATCGAATATTGCATAGGAGACTTTGGGTGGATGCAGTTTCTTCAAACCACTCTTGTGTCTATTGCATGGTTCTTTGACGCTCAACAGGTCTTCATCAGCGTCTTTACTGATGCAGAACCAAAATGGAGTTGCAATAGTTCAACGAGTTCTCTGGATATGACATTTTGCGGCAACAAAAGTAACGTATGTCAGCTTCCCAAGGATTCCTGGTCTTGGGACTTTCCTGCTCACACATCCATTATTTCTGAATGGTCTCTCGAGTGTGCAGGATCTATTGTAATGGGCCTGCCGGCTTCTTCTTTCTTCTTGGGTTGTTTGGCAGGTGGGTTCGCACTGGCTACGCTAGCAGATGCAAATTTGGGCAGGAAGAACATGCTTGTTTTGTCTTGTTTGGTTATGTCTGTATCTGGGATGTTAACCTCGTTTTCGACTAATCTGTGGATGTATTCTGGTTTACGGTTTCTCAGTGGTTTAGGCCGATCCACCATCGGGACATGTGCCCTCGTTTTGTCAGCTGAGCGGGTGGGGAAAAGATGGAGAGAAAAAGTTGGGATTATAGGATTCATCTACTTTACTCTTGGATTTCTTTCTCTACCGGCAATGGCATTCATGCTTAAAGGTTCTTCGTGGAGATTGATGTACATTTGGACTTGTTCTCCAGCAATCATTTATTCAGTTTTTGCGTATTTCTTGGTCAGAGAATCTCCTAGATGGCTATTCATCAAGGGGAAAAAAGATGAATTTGCTGCAACAGTTAGAAGTATCGCCTCATCGGTGCATGAAAGCAACCTAACACAAAGCTTCATTGGCAGGTGCATTCAATGGCCGGAAGAGATTAAAACTCAAGAGACAGACATTTACGCTGCCATGAAGATCTTGTTGAAGAAACGCTGGGCCTTGCGGCAACTCTTGGCCATCATGGTGGTGGGATTCGGCATTGGCATGATTTATTACGGCATGCCTTTGGGACTGGGCAAtttgtctattgatttatacTTGAGCGTCACTTTAAATGCAGTGTCTGAATTCCCAGCGTCACTGATCACCTTTGTCCTTATAGGGAAGCTGAATAGAAAAGTTTCGGTGCTGGGACTGTCAATGTTGAGTGGAATTTGCAGCGTTACATGTGTTTTGGTGAGCAGGAAAGGGCTTCAAATCGGGCTCGAACTGGTTTCTTTTTTCAGTGCGTGTGCGGCTTTCAACGTTGTCTTGATTTACACGCTGGAATTGTTTCCGACATGCGTAAGGAACTCGGCAGTGTCTATGGTGCGGCAGGCGCTGGTGGTAGGCGGAGTTATCAGCCCGGTGCTTGTGGCTGCTGGCAGAAAGAAGGGGTTTATGTCTTATGGCGTGTTTGGAGTTACAGTTTCTTTTTGCTCTTTGTTTGTCTCGTGCCTGCCTGAAACTAGGGGCAAAAAATTGTGCGACACAATGGAGGAAGAAGATCAAAATGAagtctaa